One Lacipirellulaceae bacterium DNA window includes the following coding sequences:
- a CDS encoding S8 family serine peptidase — MPKSKTDTNRLNSQIESLEERLAMTANPLTGFLGGGIEHHSFDEPPVLNQHVEQQIQQQVERTADFWRDPTEQVDLDSYFQEIDQHLNSAHNTTGLNDVREDYGFRGNGQTVVVIDSGIAYDHYALGGGFGSDYRVVGGYDFTGWGDDDPYDSGPSGSHGTHVAGIIGSTDSTHEGVAPGADLVGLRVFDDDGNGYFHWVESALQWVHQNKDAFENPITAVNLSLGVSNWNSSAIPGWANLENEFAQLEADGIFIAVSAGNSYQSFNAPGLSYPAASPYVIPVMSVDDSGNLSYYSQRHDRAIAAPGRSIYSTVPDYNGNNNGVTDDFRAKSGTSMASPYVAGASILVREAMEFVGQTGITQDTIFDHMIATADSFFDSASNSSYSRLNIQAAIDALMPTDDYGDSAGAAHSLGTITDTASVSGVISKIADADYFSFTAGSTGTVSFTATNMTHELAAQWTAVGGTVSGANGETITLDVVAGQTYTVGLGTSDGLGYFDIDVTAESSFSFVDWGAFLSGAVNDVVVAGEGWYRVEASQNGYMTVQAAFDAAGGDINLELYNENLELIDAGATRVDVLASSGEAFYVHAVGTNADVDFQMTNLVNLSGGVVTVTGTSGDDNFSFTAGSTYNVSVNDVAYDFSLGEVSTVNFDGGSGTDVFVAYGSTGDETGELREDSASLTGANYTVTATSVEQNTLHGGGGSDTVAVYDTAGDDIYRTYVDRVEMSLSTGNVLAAHGFAVTHGYASTGQDEAFSYDSAGDDLYRTYADRTVMSGSGFSNETHDFDKTYAYASTGHDQVTTYDSAGDDLYRTWHDRVIMSGDGYYNYAGGFDQTTAQASTGYDLVYSYDSDGDDLYRAWADRVVLSGDGFSNYAAGFDRSYVYGSTGNDVSYSYDSDGDDVLRTWADRSVLSGDGFYNYVQNFDRTYTYGTNGDDRAYLYDSAGDDLYRGWADRAVISGDHFYNYVQDFDRTYAYASTGNDIATVYDSAGDDLFRAWSDRTVMSGDGFYNYAQGFDQSTGNASTGNDTATFYDSIADDSLLVRDWGTRLSGTGFSNTAAGFDNVSAHAVNGGDNDSDIEAVDYIFSSVGAW, encoded by the coding sequence ATGCCCAAGAGCAAAACGGACACGAATCGGCTGAATAGCCAAATCGAGTCGCTTGAAGAGCGGCTGGCGATGACGGCTAACCCGCTGACGGGTTTCTTGGGTGGTGGCATTGAGCACCATTCGTTTGATGAGCCCCCAGTGCTCAACCAACATGTTGAGCAACAAATACAACAGCAGGTAGAGCGGACCGCCGACTTTTGGCGTGACCCAACCGAGCAAGTCGATCTCGACTCGTACTTCCAAGAGATCGATCAGCATCTCAACAGCGCCCACAATACCACCGGGCTGAACGACGTCCGCGAAGACTACGGCTTTCGTGGAAACGGACAGACGGTAGTTGTCATCGACAGCGGTATCGCCTACGACCACTATGCCCTTGGTGGTGGTTTCGGAAGCGATTACCGCGTGGTTGGTGGATACGACTTCACCGGCTGGGGCGATGACGATCCCTACGACAGCGGTCCTTCAGGTTCCCACGGCACCCATGTTGCAGGCATCATTGGCAGTACGGACAGCACGCACGAAGGCGTCGCCCCTGGTGCTGATCTTGTCGGTTTGCGGGTGTTCGACGACGATGGCAACGGCTACTTCCACTGGGTTGAAAGTGCCTTGCAGTGGGTCCACCAGAACAAAGATGCGTTCGAAAACCCAATTACCGCCGTGAATCTTTCGCTGGGGGTTTCGAACTGGAACTCCAGCGCGATCCCCGGTTGGGCAAACCTTGAGAACGAGTTCGCTCAGCTCGAAGCAGACGGCATCTTCATCGCGGTTTCGGCTGGTAATAGCTACCAGAGCTTTAACGCGCCCGGCCTCAGCTACCCAGCGGCTAGCCCCTACGTCATTCCCGTGATGTCGGTCGATGACAGCGGTAATCTCAGCTACTACAGCCAGCGACACGATCGGGCAATTGCTGCTCCAGGACGTTCGATTTATAGCACCGTTCCTGACTACAACGGTAACAACAACGGCGTCACTGACGACTTCCGCGCGAAGAGCGGCACGAGCATGGCCTCGCCTTACGTTGCCGGTGCCAGTATCTTGGTTCGCGAAGCGATGGAGTTCGTTGGCCAAACGGGAATCACGCAAGACACGATCTTCGATCACATGATCGCGACAGCGGATTCGTTCTTCGACTCCGCTTCGAATTCTTCCTACAGTCGTTTGAACATCCAGGCAGCCATCGATGCTTTGATGCCCACCGACGATTATGGCGACAGCGCCGGCGCTGCCCATAGCCTGGGAACCATCACCGATACGGCCTCGGTCAGCGGTGTGATCTCGAAAATCGCCGACGCGGATTACTTCAGCTTCACCGCGGGTTCGACCGGCACGGTCAGCTTTACCGCGACCAATATGACTCACGAGCTGGCCGCCCAGTGGACCGCGGTAGGAGGTACCGTTTCCGGTGCGAATGGCGAAACCATTACGCTTGATGTAGTCGCTGGCCAAACTTACACCGTCGGCCTGGGAACTTCCGACGGGCTCGGTTACTTCGACATCGACGTGACCGCGGAGTCCAGCTTCTCGTTTGTTGATTGGGGAGCGTTCCTCTCTGGAGCAGTGAACGATGTCGTCGTTGCTGGCGAAGGCTGGTATCGAGTTGAAGCTTCTCAGAATGGATACATGACGGTACAGGCTGCGTTCGACGCCGCCGGGGGAGACATCAATCTTGAGCTTTACAATGAGAACCTGGAACTGATCGACGCTGGGGCCACCCGCGTCGACGTTTTGGCAAGCTCAGGCGAAGCCTTCTACGTCCACGCCGTGGGAACCAACGCCGACGTTGATTTCCAGATGACCAATCTGGTGAATCTCTCCGGCGGAGTCGTTACCGTCACCGGCACTAGCGGCGATGATAACTTTAGCTTCACGGCGGGCAGTACTTACAACGTTTCCGTCAACGATGTCGCCTACGACTTCAGCCTAGGCGAAGTCAGCACCGTCAACTTCGATGGCGGAAGTGGCACGGACGTCTTCGTCGCCTACGGATCAACCGGTGACGAGACCGGCGAGCTTCGCGAGGATTCCGCTTCCCTAACCGGAGCGAACTACACGGTCACCGCTACCAGCGTCGAACAGAACACCCTTCATGGAGGAGGAGGATCAGACACGGTAGCTGTCTACGACACCGCAGGGGACGACATCTACCGCACGTACGTTGATCGTGTTGAAATGTCACTGAGCACCGGCAACGTTCTAGCAGCTCACGGATTCGCAGTGACCCACGGTTACGCGAGCACTGGGCAGGACGAAGCCTTTAGCTACGACTCCGCAGGCGACGACCTCTATCGCACCTACGCTGATCGCACCGTCATGAGTGGGTCGGGCTTCAGCAACGAGACTCACGACTTTGATAAAACGTATGCCTACGCTTCGACTGGGCACGATCAGGTCACCACCTACGACTCCGCGGGAGACGATCTTTATCGCACATGGCACGATCGCGTGATCATGAGCGGCGACGGTTACTACAACTACGCCGGCGGATTTGACCAAACAACCGCCCAAGCCTCAACCGGTTACGATCTCGTCTACTCCTATGATTCCGATGGAGACGACCTGTACCGTGCATGGGCGGATCGAGTTGTTCTATCAGGCGACGGGTTTTCCAACTACGCTGCTGGTTTCGATAGAAGTTACGTCTACGGATCAACTGGCAACGACGTCTCCTACTCGTATGATTCCGATGGCGACGATGTCCTGCGAACGTGGGCTGATCGTTCGGTCCTCTCAGGTGACGGATTCTACAACTACGTACAGAACTTCGATCGCACCTACACCTACGGCACCAATGGCGACGACCGGGCCTACCTCTACGACTCGGCGGGTGACGATCTTTATCGTGGCTGGGCGGACCGCGCAGTGATCTCAGGCGATCACTTCTACAACTACGTGCAAGACTTCGATCGCACGTATGCGTATGCATCAACCGGCAACGACATTGCTACGGTCTACGATTCTGCGGGAGACGATCTCTTCCGTGCTTGGAGCGACCGCACTGTCATGAGCGGCGACGGATTCTACAACTACGCCCAAGGCTTTGATCAATCCACAGGCAATGCCAGCACTGGCAACGACACGGCTACGTTCTACGATTCGATAGCCGACGATAGCCTGCTGGTCCGTGACTGGGGAACTCGGCTCTCTGGAACCGGATTCAGCAATACCGCTGCCGGATTCGATAACGTATCAGCACATGCCGTGAATGGTGGAGACAACGACTCGGACATTGAAGCCGTTGACTATATCTTCAGCAGTGTCGGCGCCTGGTAA
- a CDS encoding transketolase C-terminal domain-containing protein, which yields MRKLNYAGAICEAHRQLLASDPRVFILGQGLWSPWYAGASMKDLDKEFGCERVIDSPVSENATTGAAIGAAIAGMRPIVFHPRMDFMLLAVDPIVNQAANWSYVFEGKGSAPLVIRAVINRRGEQGAQHSQALQAMFAHIPGLKVVMPSTAYDAKGLLVAANRDDSPVMYIDDRSLYDLEEEVPKELYEVEIGKAAVRREGTDLTIVALSSMVPKSVEAAEQLAVKGIDAEVIDLRSLKPWDRETVVASVKKTGRLLVVDEAWKTCGFAAEVAATVADEAFSSLRAPVRRTTLADAPAPSSFALEEAYYITAEQIAEDASECVLGEYANPTAVAA from the coding sequence ATGCGAAAACTCAATTACGCCGGAGCCATTTGCGAAGCCCATCGTCAACTTCTGGCGAGCGATCCGCGGGTGTTTATCTTGGGCCAGGGGCTTTGGAGTCCTTGGTACGCGGGTGCGAGCATGAAGGACTTGGATAAAGAGTTCGGTTGCGAACGCGTAATCGATTCTCCGGTAAGTGAGAACGCCACAACGGGGGCGGCCATCGGTGCGGCGATCGCGGGGATGCGTCCCATTGTATTCCATCCTCGGATGGATTTCATGTTGCTGGCCGTTGATCCGATTGTGAATCAGGCGGCCAACTGGTCCTACGTGTTTGAGGGGAAGGGTTCAGCTCCGCTGGTGATCCGCGCAGTGATTAACCGTCGCGGCGAGCAGGGGGCTCAGCACTCGCAAGCTTTGCAGGCGATGTTTGCTCATATTCCGGGCTTGAAAGTCGTGATGCCTTCGACGGCTTATGACGCCAAAGGCTTGCTGGTTGCTGCGAATCGAGACGACAGCCCCGTCATGTATATCGATGATCGCTCGCTATACGACTTGGAAGAAGAAGTCCCTAAGGAGCTTTACGAAGTCGAGATTGGGAAGGCGGCAGTTCGTCGTGAGGGCACGGACCTTACGATCGTCGCCCTTTCGAGCATGGTTCCCAAGAGCGTGGAAGCAGCTGAGCAATTGGCTGTGAAGGGGATCGATGCAGAAGTCATCGATCTGCGGTCACTGAAGCCGTGGGATCGTGAAACCGTAGTCGCCTCCGTGAAGAAGACAGGTCGGCTCTTGGTCGTCGATGAAGCGTGGAAGACGTGCGGCTTCGCGGCGGAGGTTGCTGCCACGGTCGCAGACGAAGCTTTCAGTTCCTTGCGAGCCCCAGTGCGACGCACGACGCTTGCCGACGCCCCCGCCCCTTCAAGCTTTGCCCTTGAAGAAGCCTATTACATCACCGCAGAACAGATTGCGGAAGATGCGAGTGAATGTGTGCTTGGCGAGTACGCGAATCCGACAGCGGTTGCAGCCTAG
- a CDS encoding terpene cyclase/mutase family protein, which translates to MRGNSRKWLALAFTFPFLGSCSLQLARAQGPSREPLANALTEAQWNQLDASVDRGLEWLLAKQGNQGEFYSARPAGQPGITALALLAFMSRGHQPGTGPYGKQLQRAVEFVLSCQLEDGLFSYKRPEAVHVRRRPSHTATYNHAIAGVMLSEAYGMNPERRDERLRSAIERAIARTRQLQTKRKPRPQDVGGWRYIRRSTEGADFESDLSVTAWHLMFYRSALNAGFEVRQEFAEEAVAYVRRCHVPLGDRNRRRGAFSYFAEGTHMANHPMTGCGLLTLALGGAADDPLCQDAADWLLAHPSRRYDDLERFSYAAYYSSQAMAQMGGHYWKEYYPSLAMGIVRGQQRDGSWLSQHDTTADFGPCYPTSMSILALTTGYQLLPIYQR; encoded by the coding sequence ATGCGAGGTAACTCAAGAAAGTGGTTGGCTCTCGCTTTCACTTTTCCATTTCTGGGAAGTTGTTCATTGCAGCTCGCTCGTGCCCAAGGCCCTTCGCGTGAACCACTCGCGAATGCCCTCACTGAAGCCCAATGGAATCAGCTCGACGCATCCGTCGATCGCGGGCTTGAGTGGTTACTTGCCAAGCAAGGCAACCAGGGCGAGTTCTACTCTGCTCGGCCAGCGGGCCAGCCAGGAATCACCGCGCTGGCTTTGTTGGCATTCATGTCGCGCGGACATCAGCCAGGTACTGGTCCTTATGGCAAGCAACTGCAGCGAGCGGTTGAGTTCGTCTTGTCTTGTCAGCTCGAAGATGGGCTCTTCAGCTACAAACGGCCCGAAGCAGTTCACGTGCGACGGCGACCGTCACATACAGCTACCTATAACCACGCGATCGCTGGCGTGATGCTCAGCGAAGCTTATGGTATGAACCCTGAGCGTCGCGACGAGCGACTACGGTCAGCCATCGAGCGTGCGATTGCTAGAACACGGCAGTTACAAACCAAGAGAAAGCCACGTCCTCAGGACGTCGGTGGCTGGCGATACATTCGACGCAGTACCGAGGGAGCTGACTTCGAGTCTGACTTATCGGTTACGGCTTGGCATCTGATGTTTTATCGCTCTGCTCTGAATGCTGGCTTCGAAGTCAGGCAAGAATTCGCTGAAGAGGCGGTCGCCTACGTGCGGCGATGCCACGTTCCACTGGGAGATCGGAACCGCAGGCGCGGTGCCTTTTCTTACTTCGCTGAGGGGACACACATGGCGAACCATCCCATGACAGGCTGCGGTTTGCTCACGCTTGCTTTGGGCGGTGCGGCGGACGATCCGCTCTGCCAAGACGCCGCCGATTGGTTGCTCGCCCACCCGAGTCGACGTTACGATGATTTGGAACGTTTTTCCTACGCGGCCTATTATTCGTCGCAGGCGATGGCTCAAATGGGAGGGCATTACTGGAAGGAGTATTACCCTTCTCTCGCAATGGGGATTGTTCGCGGGCAGCAGCGGGACGGTTCTTGGCTCTCGCAGCACGACACAACCGCCGACTTTGGTCCTTGCTATCCCACTTCGATGTCTATACTAGCTCTCACAACAGGCTACCAACTCCTGCCGATTTACCAACGATGA
- a CDS encoding thiamine pyrophosphate-dependent dehydrogenase E1 component subunit alpha has protein sequence MKTLNNVNEQTDLLRFYRSMLRIRLFEEAVADVVEAGEIRTPCHFCIGQEAPPVGVCEALTTDDQIFGAHRSHGHYLAKGGDMQALMAEIFCRSTGCCGGRGGSMHVIDTSVGVMGTVPIVAATIPIAVGAALAAKLRGEDRVAVSFFGDGATEEGHFHESLNLAGVNNLPVLFVCENNLYSSHMGIHQRRREDNILKSAEAHGIVGESVDGNDVTAVFEASKRATARARAGAGPTLLECRTFRWRGHVGPAWDYDVGVKRKDELKDWIKRDPLLRCRQELVEQGVTEPALADLRQEVEEEVAAALEYARNSPEPMGSEVLRHVYSEAA, from the coding sequence ATGAAGACACTCAATAATGTAAATGAGCAGACGGATCTCCTGCGATTCTATCGCTCGATGCTCAGGATTCGACTATTCGAAGAAGCCGTAGCCGATGTTGTCGAAGCCGGCGAGATCCGTACACCTTGTCACTTTTGCATTGGTCAGGAAGCTCCGCCGGTAGGGGTTTGCGAAGCGCTGACCACCGACGACCAAATTTTCGGAGCACATCGCTCGCATGGTCATTACCTGGCGAAGGGCGGCGACATGCAGGCCCTTATGGCGGAAATCTTTTGCCGCAGCACGGGTTGTTGCGGCGGCCGAGGTGGTTCGATGCATGTGATTGATACGAGCGTTGGCGTGATGGGCACGGTACCAATCGTTGCTGCGACGATTCCCATTGCCGTAGGGGCGGCGCTCGCGGCGAAGTTGCGTGGTGAGGACCGTGTGGCGGTGAGCTTCTTCGGTGACGGTGCCACCGAAGAGGGGCACTTTCACGAGTCACTCAATCTGGCCGGCGTTAACAACTTGCCAGTACTCTTCGTTTGCGAGAATAATCTGTACTCCAGTCACATGGGAATTCACCAGCGCCGCCGTGAGGACAACATCCTCAAGAGTGCCGAAGCTCACGGCATTGTTGGAGAGAGTGTCGATGGCAACGATGTGACGGCTGTCTTCGAAGCAAGCAAGCGAGCCACGGCCCGTGCTCGTGCCGGCGCAGGGCCGACGCTGCTTGAGTGCCGCACGTTCCGCTGGCGAGGCCATGTTGGACCGGCGTGGGACTATGACGTCGGTGTGAAGCGTAAGGACGAACTCAAGGATTGGATCAAACGCGATCCGCTGCTCCGTTGCCGACAGGAACTCGTAGAGCAAGGTGTTACCGAGCCAGCGCTAGCAGACCTCAGGCAGGAGGTTGAAGAAGAAGTAGCGGCAGCGTTGGAATACGCGAGAAACTCCCCTGAACCGATGGGATCCGAAGTTTTACGACACGTCTATTCGGAAGCTGCCTAG
- a CDS encoding glutamine--tRNA ligase/YqeY domain fusion protein, translating to MEAAESEKEPEKQSRNFIEQIIDADLEKGKNDGQVHTRFPPEPNGYLHIGHAKSICLNFGIAGQYDGKFNLRFDDTNPAKEEQEYVDAIIDDVRWLGGDWEDRLFYASDYFGQLHDWAVQLIEAGKAYVCDLNAEQMREYRGTLTEPGKPSPFRDRTVEENLELFAKMKAGEFADGERTLRAKIDMSSPNINLRDPVMYRIKHAHHQRTGDEWSIYPSYDFTHGQSDSLEGITHSICTLEFENHRPLYDWFCETLEIHHPRQIEFARLNLTYTVMSKRKLLQLVTEKHVAGWDDPRMPTLRGLRRRGYTAQAIRSFCERVGVTKVNSTIDMVWLEDAIREDLNENAQRRMGVLRPLKVVLTNVAEGEVAKTCELPNHPQQQELGTRKVKLGRVIYIEQDDFQEDAPKKFFRLKPDGAVRLRGAGIAVLEEIVKNEAGEVTELHCSFNPDTTAKHNDKKVKGTIHWVDAEQAVEAEVRLYDHLFRVENPDKAPEGGTFLNNLNPNSLETLMAKVEPALGKVESGEQFQFERLGYFYADPIDSKAGKPVFNRTATLRDSWVKEGQKA from the coding sequence ATGGAAGCAGCAGAGTCAGAGAAAGAGCCTGAGAAGCAGTCCCGTAACTTTATCGAACAGATCATAGATGCTGATCTGGAGAAAGGTAAGAACGATGGTCAGGTGCATACTCGGTTTCCTCCCGAGCCCAATGGCTACCTCCATATTGGTCACGCGAAGAGCATCTGTCTGAACTTCGGAATCGCCGGTCAGTACGACGGAAAGTTCAATCTGCGATTCGACGATACCAACCCTGCCAAGGAAGAGCAGGAATACGTCGACGCGATCATCGACGACGTGCGTTGGCTGGGCGGGGATTGGGAAGACCGGCTGTTCTATGCGTCCGACTACTTCGGGCAACTCCATGACTGGGCGGTCCAGCTTATCGAAGCAGGGAAAGCCTACGTTTGCGACCTTAACGCGGAACAAATGCGTGAGTATCGCGGGACGCTCACTGAGCCTGGCAAGCCAAGCCCTTTTCGCGATCGTACGGTAGAAGAAAATCTCGAACTGTTCGCCAAGATGAAGGCCGGCGAGTTCGCCGATGGCGAGCGGACCCTGCGAGCGAAGATCGATATGTCCTCGCCCAATATCAATCTCCGCGATCCAGTCATGTATCGTATCAAACATGCTCATCACCAGCGGACGGGAGATGAGTGGTCCATTTATCCTTCGTACGACTTCACGCACGGGCAAAGCGATTCGCTTGAAGGGATTACACATTCCATCTGCACCTTAGAGTTCGAGAACCATCGTCCACTCTACGATTGGTTTTGCGAGACTCTGGAAATCCATCATCCGCGACAGATCGAGTTCGCGCGTCTCAACCTGACTTACACCGTGATGAGTAAGCGGAAGCTCCTGCAACTTGTCACGGAAAAGCACGTTGCCGGTTGGGACGATCCGCGCATGCCGACGCTCCGAGGGCTGCGGCGTCGCGGTTACACCGCGCAAGCCATCCGGTCGTTCTGCGAACGCGTTGGTGTGACGAAAGTGAATAGTACGATCGATATGGTCTGGCTAGAGGATGCGATCCGCGAGGACCTTAACGAGAATGCACAGCGCAGAATGGGCGTGCTGCGACCCTTGAAAGTTGTGCTGACCAACGTGGCTGAGGGCGAAGTGGCGAAGACGTGCGAACTGCCGAACCATCCGCAGCAGCAAGAACTCGGTACCAGAAAAGTCAAATTAGGACGCGTGATCTACATCGAACAAGACGACTTCCAGGAAGATGCCCCCAAAAAGTTTTTCCGCTTGAAGCCAGACGGCGCGGTGCGGCTGCGTGGTGCAGGTATCGCAGTGCTTGAGGAAATCGTCAAAAACGAAGCCGGAGAAGTCACGGAGTTGCACTGCTCATTCAATCCTGACACAACGGCTAAACACAATGACAAGAAGGTGAAAGGGACGATTCACTGGGTGGATGCCGAGCAAGCGGTCGAAGCAGAGGTGCGGTTGTATGATCACTTGTTCCGTGTCGAGAACCCTGATAAGGCCCCTGAAGGCGGAACTTTTCTCAACAACCTGAATCCGAATTCGCTAGAAACATTGATGGCAAAAGTCGAACCTGCCCTTGGGAAAGTGGAATCGGGAGAGCAATTTCAGTTTGAGCGGCTCGGTTACTTCTATGCCGATCCGATTGATTCGAAAGCGGGCAAGCCCGTATTCAATCGAACGGCGACCTTGCGTGATAGTTGGGTAAAAGAGGGTCAGAAGGCGTAG
- a CDS encoding TspO/MBR family protein: MTEETTEKSTHWPALAVFLAISAAAIGVGQLYPPGQWFASLNKPAINPPGWVFPVVWTPLYVMIAVAGWLIWRAGPKSLGMKLWAVQMVLNVAWSAIFFGAHRPGLALIEITFLWLAIGATILAARRLSQRNAKLAAWLLVPYWLWVSFATLLNASFWWLNR, from the coding sequence ATGACAGAAGAGACGACAGAGAAAAGCACACACTGGCCAGCACTAGCCGTATTTCTCGCAATCTCAGCGGCTGCGATTGGCGTTGGGCAGTTGTACCCACCCGGCCAGTGGTTCGCCTCGCTCAACAAACCGGCCATCAACCCGCCGGGCTGGGTTTTTCCCGTCGTGTGGACACCGCTCTATGTGATGATCGCTGTAGCCGGCTGGTTAATCTGGCGTGCGGGTCCGAAGTCACTGGGGATGAAGTTGTGGGCTGTGCAAATGGTGCTCAACGTCGCTTGGTCAGCGATTTTCTTCGGCGCTCACCGCCCCGGCTTGGCGTTGATCGAGATCACATTCCTCTGGCTCGCGATCGGGGCAACGATCCTCGCCGCTCGCCGGCTTAGCCAACGGAACGCGAAGTTGGCGGCCTGGTTGCTAGTTCCCTACTGGCTCTGGGTGAGCTTCGCGACGCTGTTGAATGCTTCGTTCTGGTGGCTGAATCGGTAG
- a CDS encoding DUF2238 domain-containing protein: MTTTSETNSRSQYQLLLAVFCAASLALSLMSPIYPRQQWLQHVPTVFGIAFLLANSQRRWLSNLSMACITAFLLLHIVGARWIYSYVPYDNWINAILGTDTSEAFGWKRNHYDRFVHLAFGILFTYPLAEACVKLWRLKRLHAISLAFTAVLAVSAAYEIFEWLLAIVAAPEFAERYNGQQGDFWDPQKDMALAGIGSLIIGIGLAISGRRLDNLLKREDDNL, translated from the coding sequence TTGACTACCACGTCGGAAACGAATTCTCGCTCGCAGTACCAATTGTTACTGGCCGTTTTCTGTGCCGCATCGCTGGCACTAAGTCTCATGTCTCCGATCTACCCAAGGCAACAATGGTTGCAACACGTGCCTACCGTCTTCGGCATAGCATTCTTGCTCGCCAATTCTCAACGTAGGTGGCTGAGTAATCTTTCCATGGCTTGCATCACTGCCTTTCTCTTGCTTCATATCGTTGGCGCACGGTGGATCTATTCGTATGTGCCTTATGACAACTGGATCAACGCGATTCTGGGAACCGACACGTCGGAAGCGTTCGGATGGAAACGCAACCACTACGATCGGTTCGTTCACTTGGCGTTTGGAATCCTGTTTACTTACCCGCTGGCCGAAGCTTGCGTGAAGCTTTGGCGTCTCAAACGGTTGCACGCCATCAGCTTGGCTTTCACGGCAGTATTAGCGGTGAGTGCGGCTTACGAGATTTTCGAGTGGTTGCTGGCGATCGTTGCCGCACCGGAATTTGCTGAGAGATACAATGGACAGCAAGGAGACTTCTGGGATCCCCAGAAGGACATGGCCCTTGCGGGAATCGGAAGCTTGATCATTGGAATAGGGCTGGCGATTTCAGGCAGGCGATTGGACAACTTGTTGAAACGAGAAGATGACAACTTATGA
- a CDS encoding sulfatase, giving the protein MQPVQSTFLLSFLITNAFYLAVPLGIAQESRPNVLLIVADDLGWTDLSCYGSTFYETPHLDGLAAEGVRFTDAYAACPVCSPTRAAIQTGMYPARMDTTDWFGAPQPNRMSKHWTRDKPLLPAPYVERLPESETTLAELFQNAGYQTFFAGKWHLGPKGSWPEDHGYQINKGGWERGGPYGPGKYFVPYGNPRLEDGPPGEHLPDRLARETVDFMKDCKGKPFFAMLSFYSVHTPLIARDDLKAKYEEKRTQLELATERFIPEGERQNREVQDHAVYAGMVEAMDLAVGRVLQGLHDQGLEDNTIVIFTSDNGGLSTAEGSPTSNRPLRAGKGWLYEGGIRVPLIVRVPGSEVAGETSQAVVTSTDYFPALLTLTGSGAEDLSEIDGSDFSPVLTGDEFEREASFWHYPHYGNQGGAPGAAIREGHWKLIHWFEDGRRELFDLANDLGEKHNLADQHPDVAERLAMQLENWQQSVEAKMPTPNPNAK; this is encoded by the coding sequence ATGCAACCAGTCCAAAGCACATTCTTACTTTCATTTCTCATCACGAATGCTTTCTACCTCGCAGTACCTCTAGGCATAGCCCAAGAGTCGAGACCGAATGTCCTGTTGATTGTGGCCGATGACCTCGGCTGGACAGACCTCAGTTGCTACGGCAGCACCTTCTACGAAACGCCCCACCTTGATGGCTTGGCCGCAGAAGGGGTCCGATTCACTGACGCCTACGCCGCGTGCCCTGTCTGTTCGCCGACGCGTGCTGCGATCCAAACGGGCATGTATCCTGCGAGAATGGATACAACCGATTGGTTCGGAGCACCACAACCTAACCGCATGAGCAAGCATTGGACGCGAGATAAACCCCTCTTGCCGGCACCTTATGTTGAGCGACTGCCGGAGAGTGAAACAACCCTTGCCGAACTTTTTCAAAATGCCGGCTACCAAACCTTTTTCGCGGGCAAGTGGCACTTGGGGCCCAAAGGAAGTTGGCCGGAAGATCACGGGTATCAAATCAATAAAGGTGGTTGGGAACGGGGCGGCCCTTACGGCCCGGGCAAGTATTTTGTTCCTTACGGAAATCCACGTCTGGAAGACGGTCCTCCGGGTGAGCATCTGCCCGATCGGCTCGCTCGAGAGACGGTTGATTTCATGAAAGACTGCAAGGGGAAACCTTTCTTTGCGATGCTTTCGTTCTACTCAGTGCACACCCCGCTGATTGCTCGGGATGATTTGAAAGCGAAGTACGAGGAGAAACGAACTCAACTCGAACTTGCGACGGAGCGTTTTATCCCAGAAGGCGAGCGGCAGAATCGCGAAGTCCAAGACCACGCCGTCTACGCGGGGATGGTCGAGGCGATGGACTTGGCTGTCGGAAGAGTCCTGCAGGGCTTGCACGACCAAGGCCTCGAAGACAATACCATCGTCATTTTTACTTCGGACAATGGCGGGCTGAGTACGGCTGAAGGTTCTCCCACGAGTAATCGGCCGCTGCGAGCTGGGAAAGGCTGGCTATACGAAGGGGGAATTCGCGTGCCGTTGATCGTCCGCGTCCCCGGTTCAGAAGTCGCTGGAGAAACCTCGCAAGCGGTTGTCACAAGTACGGACTACTTCCCGGCACTGCTGACGCTGACAGGCTCCGGAGCGGAGGACCTCAGTGAGATCGATGGTTCTGACTTCAGCCCTGTTTTGACAGGTGATGAGTTTGAACGCGAAGCATCCTTTTGGCACTACCCCCACTACGGCAATCAAGGCGGTGCGCCGGGGGCAGCAATTCGCGAGGGTCATTGGAAGCTGATTCACTGGTTCGAAGATGGCAGACGGGAACTCTTCGATTTGGCGAACGACCTGGGCGAGAAACACAATCTCGCTGATCAACATCCGGATGTTGCGGAACGCTTAGCCATGCAACTTGAGAATTGGCAGCAATCTGTCGAAGCGAAGATGCCTACGCCCAATCCCAATGCGAAATAG